One genomic segment of Burkholderiaceae bacterium includes these proteins:
- a CDS encoding rod shape-determining protein, whose translation MFGAFRRYFSTDLAIDLGTANTLIYVRGKGIVLNEPSVVSIRHEGGPQGKKAIQAVGSEAKAMLGKVPGNIEAIRPMKDGVIADFTVTEQMLKQFIRMVHPRGLLKPSPRIIICVPCGSTQVERRAIRESALGAGASEVYLIEEPMAAAIGAGLPVSEASGSMVVDIGGGTTEVGVISLGGMVYKGSARVGGDKFDDAIVNYIRRNYGMLIGDPTAESIKKQIGSAFPGSEVREMEVKGRNLSEGVPRSFTISSNEILEALTEPLNSIVSEVKKALEETPPELGADIAERGMMLTGGGALLRDLERLLAEETGLPVLVAEEPLTCVVRGCGMALERMERLGNIFTNE comes from the coding sequence ATGTTTGGAGCATTCCGTCGGTACTTCTCCACCGACCTGGCCATCGACCTGGGCACCGCCAACACCCTGATCTACGTGCGGGGCAAGGGCATCGTGCTCAACGAGCCCTCGGTGGTCTCGATCCGCCACGAAGGCGGCCCCCAAGGCAAGAAGGCGATCCAGGCCGTGGGCAGCGAGGCCAAGGCCATGCTGGGCAAGGTACCGGGCAACATCGAGGCCATCCGCCCGATGAAGGACGGCGTGATCGCCGACTTCACCGTCACCGAGCAGATGCTCAAACAGTTCATCCGCATGGTGCACCCGCGCGGCCTGCTCAAGCCCAGCCCGCGCATCATCATCTGCGTGCCCTGCGGCTCCACGCAGGTGGAGCGCCGCGCCATCCGCGAGTCGGCGCTGGGCGCCGGCGCCAGCGAGGTCTACCTGATCGAGGAGCCGATGGCGGCGGCCATCGGCGCCGGCCTGCCCGTCAGCGAGGCCAGCGGCTCGATGGTGGTGGACATCGGCGGCGGCACCACCGAGGTGGGCGTGATCAGCCTGGGCGGCATGGTCTACAAGGGCAGCGCCCGCGTGGGCGGCGACAAGTTCGACGACGCCATCGTCAACTACATCCGCCGCAACTACGGCATGCTGATCGGCGACCCGACGGCCGAGTCCATCAAGAAGCAGATCGGCAGCGCGTTTCCGGGCAGCGAGGTGCGCGAGATGGAGGTCAAGGGCCGCAACCTGTCCGAGGGTGTGCCGCGCAGCTTCACCATCAGCAGCAACGAAATCCTCGAGGCGCTGACCGAGCCGCTCAACTCCATCGTCTCCGAGGTGAAGAAGGCGCTGGAGGAAACCCCGCCCGAGCTGGGCGCCGACATCGCCGAGCGCGGCATGATGCTGACCGGCGGCGGCGCGCTGCTGCGCGACCTGGAGCGCCTGCTGGCCGAGGAAACCGGCCTGCCCGTGCTGGTGGCCGAGGAGCCCCTGACCTGCGTGGTGCGCGGCTGCGGCATGGCGCTGGAGCGCATGGAGCGCCTGGGCAACATCTTCACCAATGAATGA
- the gatC gene encoding Asp-tRNA(Asn)/Glu-tRNA(Gln) amidotransferase subunit GatC produces the protein MALTLTDIDRIAHLARLALEDGERQPLLERLNGFFGLVEAMRAVDTTGVEPLAHPLAAVQDVQLRLREDVASESDQRQANQQSAPAVEDGLFLVPRVIE, from the coding sequence ATGGCTTTGACCCTGACTGACATCGACCGCATCGCGCATTTGGCGCGCCTGGCGCTCGAAGACGGCGAGCGCCAGCCCCTGCTGGAGCGCCTGAACGGATTCTTCGGCCTCGTCGAGGCCATGCGCGCCGTCGACACCACCGGCGTCGAGCCCCTGGCCCACCCGCTGGCTGCCGTGCAGGACGTGCAGCTGCGCCTGCGCGAGGACGTGGCCAGCGAAAGCGACCAGCGCCAGGCCAACCAGCAAAGCGCCCCGGCGGTGGAAGACGGGCTGTTCCTGGTGCCCCGGGTGATCGAATGA
- the gatA gene encoding Asp-tRNA(Asn)/Glu-tRNA(Gln) amidotransferase subunit GatA, producing MSGAALHHSSVAQLATALRARQVSAVELARHFLARIQRHADLGAFLAVDEAVTLAQAQAADTRLAAGDAPLLTGVPLAHKDIFVTRDWPTTAGSRMLAGYRSPFDATVVRRLAEAGMVGLGKLNCDEFAMGSANENSAFGPVKNPWNPARVPGGSSGGSAAAVAAGLAPAATGTDTGGSIRQPASFCGLTGIKPTYGRASRYGMIAFASSLDQAGPMAHTAEDCALLLSSMCGPDLDRDSTSLDVPAEDFTRSLSDSLDGLRIGVPQEFFGDGLAPDVRAAIEAALAELEKLGARRVPISLPRTELAIPVYYIIAPAEASSNLARFDGVKFGHRARDYADLEDMYKKTRAEGFGAEVKRRIMTGTYVLSHGYYDAYYLQAQKLRRMIADDFQAAFKQCDVIAGPVAPTVAWALGAERDPLADYLADVYTLPASLAGLPGMSVPAGLGEGGMPVGLQLIGNYLQEGRLLNVAHRLQQATDFHLRHPEGF from the coding sequence ATGAGCGGCGCCGCCTTGCATCACTCCAGCGTAGCCCAACTGGCCACCGCCCTGCGCGCGCGCCAGGTGTCGGCCGTCGAGCTGGCCCGGCACTTCCTGGCCCGCATCCAACGGCACGCCGACCTGGGCGCCTTCCTGGCCGTGGACGAGGCCGTCACCCTGGCCCAGGCCCAGGCCGCCGATACGCGCCTGGCCGCCGGCGACGCACCCCTGCTGACCGGCGTGCCGCTGGCGCACAAGGACATCTTTGTCACCCGCGACTGGCCCACCACCGCCGGCTCGCGCATGCTGGCGGGCTACCGCTCGCCGTTCGACGCCACCGTGGTGCGCCGCCTGGCCGAGGCCGGCATGGTGGGCCTGGGCAAGCTCAACTGCGATGAGTTCGCCATGGGCTCGGCCAACGAGAACTCGGCGTTCGGCCCGGTCAAGAACCCCTGGAACCCGGCGCGCGTGCCGGGCGGCTCCTCGGGCGGCAGCGCCGCCGCCGTGGCCGCGGGCCTGGCGCCGGCCGCCACCGGCACCGACACCGGCGGCTCCATCCGCCAGCCGGCCAGCTTTTGCGGCCTGACGGGCATCAAGCCCACCTACGGCCGCGCCAGCCGCTACGGCATGATCGCCTTCGCCTCCAGCCTGGACCAGGCCGGCCCCATGGCGCACACCGCCGAGGACTGCGCGCTGCTGCTATCAAGCATGTGCGGGCCCGACCTGGACCGCGACTCCACCTCGCTCGACGTGCCGGCGGAAGACTTCACGCGCAGCCTGAGCGATTCGCTGGACGGCCTGCGCATCGGCGTGCCGCAGGAGTTCTTCGGCGACGGCTTGGCCCCCGACGTGCGCGCCGCCATCGAGGCGGCCCTGGCTGAGCTGGAAAAGCTGGGCGCGCGCCGTGTGCCGATCTCGCTGCCGCGCACCGAGCTGGCCATTCCGGTGTACTACATCATCGCCCCGGCCGAGGCCAGCTCCAACCTGGCGCGCTTCGATGGCGTCAAGTTCGGCCACCGCGCCAGGGACTACGCCGACCTGGAGGACATGTACAAGAAGACCCGCGCCGAAGGCTTCGGCGCCGAGGTCAAGCGCCGCATCATGACCGGCACCTACGTGCTCTCGCACGGCTACTACGACGCCTACTACCTGCAGGCGCAAAAGCTGCGCCGCATGATCGCCGACGACTTTCAGGCCGCATTTAAGCAGTGCGACGTCATCGCCGGCCCGGTGGCGCCCACCGTGGCCTGGGCGCTGGGCGCCGAGCGCGACCCGCTGGCCGATTACCTGGCCGACGTCTACACCCTGCCCGCCAGCCTGGCCGGCCTGCCGGGCATGAGCGTGCCGGCCGGCTTGGGCGAAGGCGGCATGCCCGTGGGCCTGCAACTGATCGGCAACTACCTGCAGGAAGGGCGTTTGCTGAACGTGGCGCACCGCCTGCAGCAGGCCACCGATTTCCACCTCCGCCATCCGGAGGGCTTCTGA
- the gatB gene encoding Asp-tRNA(Asn)/Glu-tRNA(Gln) amidotransferase subunit GatB, with amino-acid sequence MSAPKLIHGYEVVIGFETHAQLQTHSKIFSRAPTAFGAAPNTQACAVDLALPGTLPVMNREAVQCAIKLGLALGSHIASRSVFARKNYFYPDLPKGYQISQFEIPVVQGGTVSFFVGDEKKTVRLVRAHLEEDAGKSLHEDYQGMSGIDLNRAGTPLLEIVTEPDLRGSEEAVAYARELHKIVTWIGVCDGNMQEGSFRCDANVSVRKPGAPLGTRREIKNLNSFKFMQQAIDYEIRWQIEQLEDGHAIQQATVLFNPDTGETRAMRTKEDSADYRYFPDPDLPPLCISEQWIEETRRQMPELPRAMAERFVQQYGLPEYDASTLTQSPAMAAYFEEAAQASGQPKPASNWVMGEVSKRLNAEEIGIEAARVSAVQLAQLVGRIQDGTISNNAARQVFDALWSGEGSAVDAVIEARSLKQMNDTGALEKIIDEVIAANPDNVAQFKAGKDKAFNALVGQVMKASKGKANPQQASDLLKARLA; translated from the coding sequence ATGAGCGCCCCCAAACTCATCCACGGCTACGAGGTCGTCATCGGCTTCGAGACCCACGCCCAGTTGCAGACCCACAGCAAGATCTTCAGCCGCGCGCCCACCGCGTTTGGCGCCGCGCCCAACACCCAGGCCTGCGCGGTCGATCTGGCCCTGCCCGGCACGCTGCCGGTGATGAACCGCGAGGCGGTGCAGTGCGCTATCAAATTGGGACTGGCGCTCGGCTCCCACATTGCGTCGCGCAGTGTTTTTGCCCGCAAGAACTATTTTTATCCCGACCTGCCCAAGGGCTACCAGATCAGCCAGTTCGAGATTCCGGTGGTGCAGGGCGGCACGGTGTCCTTCTTCGTCGGCGACGAGAAGAAAACCGTACGCCTGGTGCGCGCCCATCTGGAGGAAGACGCCGGCAAGTCGCTGCACGAGGACTATCAGGGCATGAGCGGGATCGACCTGAACCGCGCCGGCACGCCGCTGCTGGAGATCGTCACCGAGCCCGACCTGCGCGGCAGCGAGGAAGCCGTGGCCTACGCGCGCGAGCTGCACAAGATCGTCACCTGGATCGGTGTGTGCGACGGCAACATGCAGGAGGGGAGCTTTCGCTGCGACGCCAACGTCAGCGTGCGCAAGCCGGGCGCGCCGCTGGGCACGCGCCGCGAGATCAAGAACCTGAACAGTTTCAAGTTCATGCAGCAGGCGATTGATTACGAGATTCGCTGGCAGATCGAGCAGCTGGAAGACGGCCACGCCATCCAGCAGGCCACCGTGCTGTTCAACCCCGACACGGGCGAGACGCGCGCCATGCGCACCAAGGAAGACTCGGCCGACTACCGCTATTTCCCTGACCCGGACTTGCCACCGCTCTGCATTTCGGAGCAATGGATCGAAGAAACACGCCGGCAAATGCCCGAATTACCGCGCGCCATGGCCGAGCGCTTCGTGCAGCAGTACGGCCTGCCCGAGTACGACGCCAGCACGCTCACGCAATCGCCCGCAATGGCGGCTTATTTCGAAGAGGCAGCCCAGGCCAGCGGTCAGCCCAAGCCGGCCAGCAACTGGGTGATGGGCGAGGTCTCCAAGCGCCTGAACGCCGAGGAGATCGGCATCGAGGCTGCCAGGGTCTCGGCCGTGCAACTGGCGCAGCTGGTCGGCCGCATCCAGGACGGCACCATTTCCAACAACGCCGCGCGCCAGGTGTTCGATGCGCTGTGGTCGGGCGAGGGCAGCGCGGTGGACGCCGTGATCGAGGCCAGGAGCCTCAAGCAGATGAATGACACCGGCGCGCTGGAGAAGATCATCGACGAGGTCATTGCCGCCAACCCCGACAACGTGGCGCAGTTCAAGGCCGGCAAGGACAAGGCTTTCAACGCCCTGGTCGGCCAGGTGATGAAGGCCAGCAAGGGCAAGGCCAACCCGCAGCAGGCGAGCGATCTGCTCAAGGCCCGGCTGGCCTGA
- a CDS encoding DUF4124 domain-containing protein has protein sequence MNTAQTLRRARRLATLALLGGSQVWAQQSAIYTCTDAQGRRITSDRPIAACIDRPQRELSNSGATLRVIPPTPTAAERDAQRAHEREAALARQRARDAIRRDQVLLTRYPDAATHDLERKKALAQTQAVMDAAEQRIAQLQAERKALNEEMEFYRQNPAKAPARVRRGIEDNEQAQRDQRHAIAAQQEEQARINARFDAEAAHLKTLWAGAAPKDGEASRP, from the coding sequence CTGGCCCTGCTGGGCGGGAGTCAGGTCTGGGCGCAGCAAAGCGCCATCTACACCTGCACCGACGCCCAGGGCCGGCGCATCACCTCCGACCGCCCCATTGCCGCCTGCATCGACCGGCCGCAGCGCGAGCTGAGCAACAGCGGCGCCACGCTGCGCGTCATCCCGCCCACGCCGACCGCGGCCGAGCGCGACGCCCAGCGTGCCCACGAGCGCGAGGCGGCGCTGGCGCGCCAGCGCGCGCGCGACGCCATCCGGCGCGACCAGGTGCTGCTCACGCGCTACCCGGACGCCGCCACGCACGACCTGGAGCGCAAGAAGGCCCTGGCCCAGACCCAGGCCGTGATGGACGCGGCCGAGCAGCGCATCGCCCAGTTGCAGGCCGAGCGCAAGGCGCTGAACGAGGAGATGGAGTTCTACCGTCAGAACCCCGCCAAGGCCCCGGCGCGCGTACGCCGCGGGATCGAGGACAACGAGCAGGCGCAGCGCGATCAGCGCCACGCCATTGCCGCCCAGCAGGAAGAGCAGGCGCGCATCAACGCCCGCTTCGACGCCGAGGCGGCGCACCTGAAAACCCTGTGGGCCGGCGCGGCGCCCAAGGACGGCGAAGCCAGCCGCCCCTGA